From a region of the Tachypleus tridentatus isolate NWPU-2018 chromosome 1, ASM421037v1, whole genome shotgun sequence genome:
- the LOC143250328 gene encoding uncharacterized protein LOC143250328 isoform X2: protein MIKQEDWAEKQIDTSSAFPELTCSSRPCQNGGVCLSAIWWSSGISREYLCMCRPGFCGTHCEKNQFERYTGYQLECFEEFQPVISIRGSSKLLWESCPQACAGFRKCKVINYVIKGDGQSFCSLYEKPPSSCDISYIEVKGNDLYSLDMMYDECFEL, encoded by the exons ATGATTAAGCAAGAAGATTG GGCAGAGAAACAGATTGACACATCCAGTGCATTTCCG GAACTGACATGTTCGAGTAGGCCTTGTCAAAACGGCGGTGTATGTCTTAGCGCCATCTGGTGGTCATCAGGAATATCACGAGAATATCTTTGTATGTGTCGGCCAGGATTCTGTGGAACACACTGTGAAAAAA accaATTTGAACGGTATACAGGCTATCAGCTTGAATGCTTTGAAGAGTTTCAACCTGTAATATCAATTAGAGGTTCTTCAAAGCTTCTGTGGGAAAGCTGTCCACAGGCATGTGCAGGGTTTCgtaaatgtaaagtaataaattacGTCATAAAAGGTGACGGGCAAAGCTTCTGCTCATTATATGAGAAGCCACCAAGTTCTTGTGATATATCGTACATTGAAGTAAAAGGAAACGACCTATATAGCCTTGATATGATGTACGATGAATGTTTTGAGTTGTAG
- the LOC143250328 gene encoding uncharacterized protein LOC143250328 isoform X1, which yields MKNFLGYLSILIFGIILDLHAHIKAEKQIDTSSAFPELTCSSRPCQNGGVCLSAIWWSSGISREYLCMCRPGFCGTHCEKNQFERYTGYQLECFEEFQPVISIRGSSKLLWESCPQACAGFRKCKVINYVIKGDGQSFCSLYEKPPSSCDISYIEVKGNDLYSLDMMYDECFEL from the exons ATGAAGAATTTCCTTGGATATTTGagtattttaatttttggaaTCATACTTGATTTGCACGCGCACATTAA GGCAGAGAAACAGATTGACACATCCAGTGCATTTCCG GAACTGACATGTTCGAGTAGGCCTTGTCAAAACGGCGGTGTATGTCTTAGCGCCATCTGGTGGTCATCAGGAATATCACGAGAATATCTTTGTATGTGTCGGCCAGGATTCTGTGGAACACACTGTGAAAAAA accaATTTGAACGGTATACAGGCTATCAGCTTGAATGCTTTGAAGAGTTTCAACCTGTAATATCAATTAGAGGTTCTTCAAAGCTTCTGTGGGAAAGCTGTCCACAGGCATGTGCAGGGTTTCgtaaatgtaaagtaataaattacGTCATAAAAGGTGACGGGCAAAGCTTCTGCTCATTATATGAGAAGCCACCAAGTTCTTGTGATATATCGTACATTGAAGTAAAAGGAAACGACCTATATAGCCTTGATATGATGTACGATGAATGTTTTGAGTTGTAG
- the LOC143250347 gene encoding uncharacterized protein LOC143250347 yields MKSLVVLSALSILIALASGLVKNIPEKTFTSYSDKLTCSDQPCKNGAKCLRAYRPPEHSQTYYCFCPSGFCGKNCENEQFIRYRGYQLECLEDFPALMSISGTIDEIYEYCHQICWQTPECESINYITGPTGVGTCKLFKKAPDTCEFQEINVTPSNRISYVADLKNLQC; encoded by the exons atgaaatctCTTGTTGTTTTGTCTGCATTATCGATATTGATCGCACTGGCCTCAGG GTTAGTGAAGAATATTCCAGAAAAGACATTCACTTCGTACTCG GATAAGCTGACATGCTCTGATCAACCCTGTAAGAATGGTGCTAAATGTCTTAGAGCATACCGACCACCAGAACATTCACAGACGTACTATTGCTTCTGTCCGTCAGGGTTCTGTGGAAAAAATTGTGAAAACG aacagtttaTTCGATACCGTGGTTACCAGTTGGAGTGCCTGGAAGACTTTCCAGCCTTGATGTCAATATCGGGAACTATAGATGAAATTTATGAATACTGCCATCAAATTTGCTGGCAAACACCTGAATGTGAAAGTATTAACTACATCACAGGACCAACAGGTGTCGGCACTtgtaaacttttcaaaaaagcaCCTGATACGTGtgaatttcaagaaattaatgtaACGCCGTCCAATAGGATTTCTTATGTTGCTGATTTGAAGAATTTGCAATGTTAA